One Paenisporosarcina sp. FSL H8-0542 genomic region harbors:
- a CDS encoding nitronate monooxygenase family protein — MNWQTRITDLLHIKYPIIQGGLAYLAYADLAAAVSNAGGLGQITAMSLESPEALRKEIHKVRTMTDQPFGVNFAIGDQGRPFSHMLEVAIEEKVPVVSMTGGNPTPIFDQLKGTDIKKLVLVAATRQAQKAEELGADAVMVVGQEGGGHLGRDDVGTMVLVPRVVDAVSIPVIASGGIGDGRGLMAALALGAEGIEMGTRFIATKECVHASDVYKQALVNSSETGTTVIKRSIGAPARALINPWTEKIRDIEAVTPTYEALREYISGEANKQYIYKGDASHGFGWAGQVAGLIDDVPSVEQLISRMISQAEDFRVKWN, encoded by the coding sequence ATGAACTGGCAAACACGGATTACGGACTTATTACATATTAAATATCCAATCATTCAAGGTGGACTTGCCTACCTTGCCTATGCAGATTTGGCAGCAGCTGTTTCGAATGCTGGCGGCCTTGGTCAGATAACGGCAATGAGCCTGGAATCACCAGAGGCACTTAGAAAAGAAATACATAAAGTACGAACAATGACCGATCAGCCATTCGGTGTAAACTTTGCAATTGGTGATCAGGGACGACCGTTTTCGCATATGCTTGAAGTTGCCATAGAGGAGAAGGTACCTGTCGTGTCAATGACTGGAGGGAATCCGACACCGATTTTTGATCAACTAAAAGGAACTGATATAAAAAAACTCGTGCTAGTTGCTGCTACAAGACAAGCACAAAAAGCAGAAGAACTCGGTGCTGATGCTGTAATGGTTGTGGGCCAGGAAGGTGGAGGGCATTTGGGCCGCGATGACGTTGGAACAATGGTGCTTGTACCGCGTGTTGTGGATGCTGTGTCCATTCCTGTCATCGCCTCAGGTGGAATAGGGGATGGCAGAGGTTTAATGGCTGCACTTGCTCTAGGAGCTGAAGGAATCGAAATGGGTACTCGGTTCATTGCGACCAAAGAATGCGTACATGCCTCAGACGTTTATAAGCAAGCATTAGTAAATAGTTCTGAAACTGGCACGACTGTTATCAAACGCTCGATAGGCGCTCCTGCACGCGCATTGATCAATCCGTGGACGGAAAAAATTCGTGACATCGAAGCTGTGACTCCTACTTACGAGGCTTTAAGAGAGTATATTAGTGGCGAAGCAAACAAACAATATATTTATAAAGGTGATGCTTCACATGGGTTTGGTTGGGCTGGACAAGTAGCCGGATTAATTGATGATGTCCCATCTGTGGAACAACTAATTTCTAGAATGATTTCACAAGCGGAAGACTTCCGCGTAAAATGGAATTAA
- the lpdA gene encoding dihydrolipoyl dehydrogenase, protein MVVGDFPIETDTLVIGSGPGGYVAAIRAAQTGQKVTIVEKEHLGGVCLNVGCIPSKALISVGHRFEQAKHSDDMGITASEVTIDFSKAQAFKDSVVKKLTGGVEGLLKGNKVEIVRGEAYFVDTNTVRVMDENSAQTYKFKHAIIATGSRPVEIPSFKFSKRVLSSTSALALEEIPGKLVVIGGGYIGTELGTAFANLGSEVTIIEGGGDILAGFEKQMTQIVKKGLKKKGVNVVVKASAKGVEESDSGVTVTYEAGGEEKKVEADYVLVTVGRRPNTDEMGLEEIGLKMGERGLIEVDKQVRTNIENIFAIGDVVSGPQLAHKASYEGKVAAEVIAGQTSVVDYLAIPAVCFTDPELATVGLNEEQAKKEGFEVTAGKFPFGANGRALALNATDGFVKLVSRKSDGLLLGAQIVGQGASDMIAELGLAIEAGMTVEDIAMTIHAHPTLGEISMEAAEVVMGHPIHIITK, encoded by the coding sequence ATGGTAGTAGGAGATTTCCCAATCGAAACAGATACGCTCGTCATCGGCTCAGGCCCTGGCGGATATGTTGCAGCCATCCGTGCTGCACAAACTGGTCAAAAAGTAACGATCGTTGAAAAAGAACACTTAGGCGGCGTTTGTTTAAACGTTGGTTGTATCCCATCTAAGGCGTTAATTTCAGTCGGTCACCGTTTTGAACAAGCAAAACATTCAGATGACATGGGTATTACGGCTTCTGAAGTAACAATAGACTTTTCTAAAGCGCAAGCTTTCAAAGACAGTGTCGTTAAGAAATTAACTGGTGGCGTTGAAGGTTTATTAAAAGGTAATAAAGTTGAAATCGTTCGCGGCGAAGCTTACTTTGTTGATACAAACACAGTTCGTGTAATGGACGAAAACTCAGCACAAACTTATAAATTTAAACATGCGATTATTGCAACTGGCTCACGTCCAGTTGAGATTCCATCATTCAAGTTCTCTAAACGTGTATTAAGTTCAACAAGCGCTTTAGCTCTTGAAGAGATCCCTGGTAAATTAGTCGTTATCGGTGGCGGTTATATCGGAACTGAATTAGGAACTGCTTTTGCAAACCTAGGTTCTGAAGTAACAATCATTGAAGGTGGCGGCGATATTTTAGCTGGTTTCGAAAAACAAATGACTCAAATCGTTAAAAAAGGCTTGAAGAAAAAAGGTGTCAATGTTGTTGTAAAAGCATCAGCAAAAGGCGTTGAAGAATCAGATTCAGGCGTAACAGTTACGTACGAAGCGGGCGGAGAAGAGAAAAAAGTCGAAGCTGATTATGTATTGGTAACAGTTGGCCGTCGTCCAAACACGGATGAAATGGGTCTTGAAGAAATCGGCCTTAAAATGGGCGAACGCGGCTTGATCGAAGTTGACAAGCAAGTTCGTACAAACATCGAAAACATTTTTGCAATTGGAGACGTAGTTTCAGGACCTCAACTTGCACACAAAGCTTCTTATGAAGGTAAAGTGGCAGCTGAAGTTATCGCTGGGCAAACTTCTGTAGTGGATTATTTAGCAATCCCTGCTGTATGTTTCACAGATCCTGAACTTGCAACAGTTGGTTTAAATGAAGAACAAGCTAAAAAAGAAGGCTTTGAAGTAACGGCTGGGAAATTCCCATTCGGTGCTAACGGTCGTGCTTTGGCATTGAACGCAACAGACGGTTTCGTGAAGCTTGTTTCACGTAAATCTGATGGCTTGTTGTTAGGTGCTCAAATTGTCGGACAGGGCGCTTCTGATATGATTGCTGAACTTGGTTTGGCAATTGAAGCCGGTATGACGGTAGAAGACATTGCTATGACTATTCATGCACATCCAACATTGGGCGAAATCTCAATGGAAGCTGCTGAAGTAGTAATGGGTCACCCAATTCATATCATTACGAAATAA
- a CDS encoding DUF1054 domain-containing protein: protein MKYKWESEDFEVFQIEGLEHRMQALIEKVRPKFEAFGHTYASFFSSKTGDEFYPHVAKHARRSVNPPKDSWVAFAPYKRGYKALPHFQIGLWGTHAFIILAVIYEAPDKVQIAERLLKKKSLFKKLPQDFIISGDHMSPEAIQLKGAHKEQLPSLLTRLHDVKKAEFLVGRHLPSEKAIEMSAEEFASFAEETFEALLPIYHVMVKK, encoded by the coding sequence ATGAAATATAAGTGGGAAAGTGAAGATTTTGAGGTCTTTCAGATAGAAGGATTAGAACATCGTATGCAAGCTTTAATTGAAAAAGTCCGACCAAAGTTCGAAGCATTCGGTCATACATATGCATCATTCTTTTCAAGTAAAACGGGCGATGAATTCTATCCGCATGTCGCTAAACACGCCAGACGATCCGTTAATCCGCCCAAGGATTCATGGGTGGCATTCGCACCATATAAACGCGGTTATAAAGCTCTTCCCCATTTTCAAATCGGTTTATGGGGGACCCATGCATTCATTATCTTGGCTGTCATTTATGAAGCACCCGATAAAGTACAAATAGCCGAGAGATTATTGAAAAAGAAAAGTTTATTTAAAAAACTACCTCAGGACTTTATCATTTCCGGCGACCACATGTCGCCAGAAGCAATACAACTCAAAGGTGCTCATAAAGAACAATTGCCCTCACTGTTGACGAGGTTGCATGATGTCAAAAAAGCTGAGTTTTTAGTCGGCCGCCATCTGCCTAGCGAAAAGGCAATTGAAATGTCAGCAGAAGAATTTGCTTCATTTGCAGAAGAAACGTTCGAAGCATTACTACCAATTTATCATGTGATGGTTAAAAAATAA
- a CDS encoding polysaccharide deacetylase family protein — MKYTKLMSMSLLVLMLAACGDVETKTPTSAPTQQEVDEEVDDDKGTEEVNEANEAEVSEEETAPAKPLYTLNEANWSFKPIANAPSKVVLLTIDDAPDKRSLEMAKTLKSLNAPAIFFVNGHFLDSDEKKAVLKEIHNMGFAIGNHTQTHADLKKLTEEEQRAEIMQVSETIEAIIGEKPKFFRAPFGSNTDFSKALVKEQGMLLMNWTYGYDWESKYQDANALKDIMVNTEYLTNGANLLMHDRVWTAEALGGIVEGLRAKGYGMIDPATIQGVTGQ; from the coding sequence ATGAAATACACAAAATTAATGAGTATGAGTTTATTAGTATTAATGTTGGCAGCATGTGGTGACGTAGAAACGAAGACACCTACCTCAGCGCCGACACAACAGGAAGTCGATGAAGAAGTTGATGATGATAAAGGTACTGAAGAAGTTAATGAAGCAAATGAAGCAGAAGTTTCTGAGGAAGAAACTGCACCAGCAAAACCGCTCTATACATTGAATGAAGCCAATTGGTCGTTCAAACCAATTGCTAATGCGCCTTCCAAAGTTGTACTTTTGACCATTGATGACGCACCAGACAAGCGTTCACTTGAAATGGCAAAAACATTGAAATCTTTGAATGCACCTGCCATTTTCTTTGTGAATGGACACTTTTTGGATAGTGATGAAAAGAAAGCGGTATTAAAAGAAATACATAACATGGGCTTTGCTATTGGAAATCATACGCAAACGCATGCAGATTTGAAAAAACTCACTGAAGAAGAACAGCGTGCAGAAATCATGCAAGTAAGTGAAACTATCGAAGCTATTATCGGGGAGAAACCTAAGTTCTTCAGGGCCCCATTCGGATCAAACACTGATTTCAGTAAAGCTTTGGTAAAAGAACAAGGCATGCTTTTGATGAATTGGACATACGGCTACGACTGGGAATCAAAATATCAGGATGCCAATGCTTTGAAAGATATAATGGTCAACACGGAGTATTTGACGAACGGTGCGAACTTATTAATGCACGATCGAGTATGGACCGCAGAAGCCCTTGGTGGGATTGTGGAAGGTTTACGTGCAAAAGGATACGGCATGATTGATCCTGCGACAATTCAAGGTGTAACAGGGCAATAA
- a CDS encoding aminotransferase class I/II-fold pyridoxal phosphate-dependent enzyme encodes MSQLETPLFDALLKHRNRHPIQFHIPGHKKGNGVDPAFREFVGDNILSIDLINIAPLDDLHSPKGAIKKAQELASEAFGADFTFFSVQGTSGAIMTMILSVVGPGDKILVPRNVHKSIMSAIVFAGAIPVFIHPEVDPELGISHGISAESVEKALGAHPDAKAVLVINPTYFGIAADLARIVEISHSRNIPVLVDEAHGVHIHFHESLPVSAMAAGADMAATSVHKLGGSMTQSSVLNVREGLVSPKRVQSILSMLTTTSTSYPILASLDTARRQLAIHGHDLLTTTIRLAKDTRKRINQIPNLRCVGEEILRTSATYDMDPTKLLISVKNLGITGHQAEEWLREKANIEVELSDLYNILCIVTIADSKKEVNLLVNALQRMSQSFEDEAEIVEAFVTMPDIPRLAMTPRDAFYATTEVVPFAESVGRISAEFIMVYPPGIPIFIPGEIITEDNIAYIHMNIEAGLPVQGPEDDELKLIRVIKEHKAFY; translated from the coding sequence TTGTCTCAGTTAGAAACCCCTTTATTTGATGCCTTGCTGAAGCATCGCAACCGACATCCTATTCAATTTCACATTCCCGGTCATAAAAAAGGAAATGGTGTTGATCCTGCTTTTCGTGAATTCGTAGGCGATAATATTCTTTCCATAGACTTAATTAATATTGCTCCACTTGATGATTTGCATTCACCAAAAGGTGCGATTAAAAAAGCTCAGGAATTAGCTTCCGAAGCTTTTGGTGCCGACTTTACATTTTTCTCTGTGCAAGGAACCAGTGGTGCCATCATGACGATGATTTTAAGTGTTGTCGGTCCTGGCGATAAAATTCTGGTACCACGCAATGTTCACAAATCCATCATGTCTGCAATTGTCTTTGCAGGTGCAATTCCAGTATTCATCCACCCAGAAGTGGATCCAGAACTTGGCATTTCACACGGAATATCTGCTGAATCGGTTGAAAAAGCTTTGGGTGCTCATCCAGATGCAAAAGCTGTACTTGTGATCAACCCAACTTATTTCGGCATTGCTGCTGATTTGGCACGCATTGTAGAAATATCCCACAGTCGTAATATTCCGGTATTGGTGGATGAAGCACATGGTGTCCACATCCATTTCCATGAATCTTTGCCCGTCTCAGCGATGGCTGCCGGTGCGGATATGGCAGCTACTTCCGTACACAAACTGGGCGGTTCTATGACACAAAGCTCAGTCTTGAATGTTCGGGAAGGTTTAGTTTCACCTAAGCGTGTTCAATCCATTTTGTCCATGCTAACTACAACTTCTACATCGTATCCGATCTTGGCTTCTCTTGATACTGCTAGACGCCAATTAGCTATTCATGGTCATGACTTATTAACAACGACTATTCGATTGGCAAAAGATACACGAAAGCGAATCAATCAAATTCCAAACCTACGATGTGTGGGCGAAGAAATTTTGCGCACTTCTGCAACATACGATATGGATCCTACTAAATTATTAATCAGTGTCAAAAATTTAGGGATTACAGGTCATCAAGCCGAAGAATGGTTGCGAGAGAAAGCAAACATTGAAGTTGAATTATCCGATTTATATAATATACTCTGCATCGTGACGATTGCAGATTCCAAAAAAGAAGTGAACTTGCTTGTCAATGCTCTTCAGCGCATGTCCCAATCATTCGAAGATGAAGCTGAAATCGTGGAAGCTTTTGTAACCATGCCAGATATTCCACGTTTAGCCATGACGCCTCGAGATGCCTTTTATGCAACAACTGAAGTTGTACCGTTTGCAGAATCTGTAGGACGTATTTCCGCTGAATTTATTATGGTATATCCACCTGGTATCCCTATTTTCATTCCAGGGGAAATTATTACGGAAGATAATATCGCCTATATTCATATGAATATCGAAGCGGGCTTACCAGTTCAAGGTCCTGAAGACGACGAATTGAAGTTGATTCGTGTCATTAAAGAACATAAAGCTTTCTATTAA
- a CDS encoding UPF0223 family protein → MSFSYPFSKDWSTEEIIAVVQFFEVIEYAYEQGVNREVLMEKYRRFKDVVPSMAEEKTYFREFEKESGYICYPIIKKMKETTKGAIIKGTGK, encoded by the coding sequence ATGAGTTTTTCATATCCATTTTCAAAAGATTGGTCGACGGAAGAGATTATTGCCGTTGTTCAATTTTTTGAAGTCATAGAATACGCATATGAACAAGGTGTAAACCGAGAAGTATTGATGGAAAAATATAGACGATTCAAAGACGTGGTTCCTTCAATGGCAGAAGAGAAAACCTACTTTAGAGAATTCGAAAAAGAAAGCGGATATATTTGTTATCCAATCATCAAAAAAATGAAAGAGACAACTAAAGGCGCCATTATAAAAGGAACAGGGAAATAA